The following nucleotide sequence is from Aquarana catesbeiana isolate 2022-GZ linkage group LG08, ASM4218655v1, whole genome shotgun sequence.
ATTCCAAAAGGACACAAAGAtttgtaccaggacaccatggtggagtcatccagctacagaaacccaccagagagatgtccatCCATTCCTCGCCATGATCAGGTAGATAAGAAACAATCACTGATATTTATAatttatacacaagcatgtttgttacattgaatgttttattatttatcCAGAATGGAAATGTGGGGGATGATAATATTGTTCCTAAAGAAGAGTATAAAGGGGAGGATGAGGAATATGGTGGGATGAAGGAGCTTTCTAGAGGACagaaggatatgatggagccacctaataacagaaacccaccagagagatgtccccttcttctgtattccacacaggaaggtcacagcatccctcaccatcatcaggtagatgaggaacaattgcTACAAGTTTtgatttatacacaagcatgtttgttacaTTAAATGTCATTGTATATGTTCAGAATGGAAACCTCTGGGATTATAAttatattgatgttaaagaagagtataaagaggaggaggagtatggtATGATGAAGGAACTTTCTGAAGGACCCAAGGTTCTCTACAAGGACATTATGATGGAAACACCTAATACCatgaacccaccagagagatgtcctcatcctctgtattcctgggattccacacaggaaggtcacaccatccctcaccatcatcaggtaggtggagttgagggtcgggaacataaagtgattgaacactctgacgtgtggagacgatgtgtggactctacaagatgatattttctatgtgatctcacatcataaatacttctatgttacagatgttattttctgccattctcttggtttagggtgaagatctgatgaacatgaaagttgagggtgaagtagaagagacgtatgtgagggatgatcagcaatatacggaggaggctggaatgacgaggacattcatagaggaggacacttctacagagatcagcacaggtgacccataatatattcttctattatctctgctctgttactgcacactgattggtccagagtagggcgggagcTGAGTTATATCAGCCAATAATGGGTTGATAATGGTCACCTCCCTGTACTGATACCTgtcctggggttcagctggcagtattAGATTGTGTGTCACTCCTAGTTACAGTAGCACAGATATGATAACACAGATTGAGCCTTTCTTAGGTTGGTCCCTCTTCGATCAGACTCCCTCCATTGCTGCATATCACCAGAAGCCTTGTCCTATGGTCACTTGTTCTATGGTAAAGGGTCTGCAAGTCTGAACTTTGACCCTCTTGTCTATCAGAGGTCACATGacccagtgcctaggcttgtggttatgtaaagagcatggacctcccagtccccattggttcctgctcttctgacaaggctgtgtaaatgtagaagtgatctggcaggaggaccaaaggccctttgactgaaaaggggggagagtcccagctggttgggacatccacagagaacatctgctcactcatatctacctgatccagatggaatcttgatggaagtgaactaaccctctcatatctattaTATTTTTCCAGGACAAGCCATGGAGAAACCTTCAAAGGATTGTCCCATTTTATGGAGAATACGAGATcaggacatcacaggagattgtggaggagaaaagacaatgatctccactatggatggtggacttcacagtgtggatagaccatggaatccctctgactctgagcaacctcgtactgtgagggatggtgccgggaTTCAGGGGGAGGAGAcattttcctgtcctgaatgtggggGAAGTTTTAGCTCTGAATTTAGCCTTTCTTtccatcagaggtctcacacgggggtgaaccttcattcctgtcctgagtgcgggaaatgttttctgcACCAATCAGAACTTGCCATACATTACagatttcacacgggggagaagccgttttcctgtgaggagtgtgggaaatgtttttctctCAAATCCCatttttccagacatcagagatcacaCTCTGGGGAGaggccatattcctgccctgagtgcgggaagtgtttctcaCGGAACtaccatctttccagacatcagaaattacacacgggggagaagccatattcctgccccgAGTGTAAGACGTGTTTCTTAAATAAATCGAGCCTAGACATACATtacagatctcacacgggggagaagcccttTACCTGTgacgagtgcgggaaatgttttacacacAAATCTCatttttccagacatcagagattgcacacgggtgagaagccacattcctgtcctgagtgcgggaaatgtttctcgcggaagtcccatctttccagacaCCAGAGATTacacacgggcgagaagccgtattcctgttctgagtgtggaaaatgttttgttTGTAAATCCAAACTGGACGCACATTACagaactcacacgggggagaagctgcattcctgccctgagtgcggtaaatgtttcTCACAGAAATCCGACCTTGATCTACATCAAAAATCCCACACAGGGGAGAGgtcatattcctgccctgagtgtgggaaatgttttttgcATAAGGTCCACCTTTCCGtacatcagaggttgcacacgggggagaagccgtatttgtgcactgagtgcgggaaatgtttttctcagCAGTCCAGTCTTTCCAGACATGAGCGAACgcacacgggcgagaagccgtattgctgttctgagtgcgggaaatgcttttccGAAAAGGCCAAGCTCTctaaacatcagagattgcacatgaGGGAGAAGCCctattcttgttctgagtgcgggaagtgttatcTTCAGAAATCAGAACTTAATATACATTACAGAtcccacactggagagaagccgtattcctgttctgagtgtggaaaaTTATTTTCGGAGAAAAGCAAATTGTCCAGACATCAGATATCGCACATGAGTGAGAAGCCGTTTGcctgctctgagtgcgggaaatgttttccacAGAAATCGGAGcttgttatacaccaaagatcgcacacgggggagaagccgtatttgtgccttgagtgcgggaaaagtttttcagATAAGAGCAATCTTTCCAAACATCAAAGGttccacacaggtgagaagccgtattcctgccccgagtgcgggaaatgttttacacagaaaACAGGACTTgttgtacatcagagatctcatacaggacagaagccgtattcctgccttgAGTGCCAGAAGTGTTTTTCAGATAAGGGCAGCCTTTCCAATCATCAGAGAgtacacacgggtgagaagccatatcCCTGCCccaagtgcgggaaatgtttttcagtaagGTCCAGTCTTATCAGTCATGAGAGAgtacacacgggggagaagccgtattcctgtcctgagtgcggaaaaagtTATGCACAAAAATCAGACCTTGTTaatcatcagagatctcacacaggtgagaagccgttttcctgttctGTGTGCGGGAAAGGTTTTATTCGTAAATCCAGACTGGCTGCACATTACAGATCTCACACacgggagaagccgtattcttgccccgtgtgcgggaaatgtttttcacagaagatcaaTCTTTCTGTACATCAGAGATCACACAAACAAGAAGCCGtatccctgtcctgagtgcgggaaatgtttttcacaaaaatcTTATCTTACCAGACATCAGACAACCCACACTACCCTCGAGATGTATtagtgtcctgagtgcgggaaatgtcttctatatggacCATATTTTGCTGTagatcagagatctcacactgggaagAAGCACACCTTGATATACACCTCAGAAAACACGTGGCTGAGCGCTCCTCTGATCTTTATCATGGAAGAAACACTTTATAAGGAAATCAGAGATCACTAAAGACTTCAAAGTTCTGTCTGTCTTCCTCTgcgaggagagagaaggagggggtgtcactgctggttgggtccctctaggagagagaaggagggggtgtcactggtggttgggtccctctaggagagagaaggagggggtgtcactgctggttgggtccctctaggagagagaaggagggggcgtcactgctggttgggtccctctaggagagagaaggagggggtgtcactgctggttgggtccctctaggagagagaaggagggagtgtcactgctggttgggtccctctaggagagagaaggagggggtgtcactgctggttgggtccctctaggagggagaaggagggggtatcactgctggttgggtccctctaggagagagaaggagggggtgtcactgctggttgggtccctctaggagagagaaggagggggtgtcactgctggttgggtccctctaggagagagaaggagggggtgtcactgctggttgggtctctctaggagggagaaggagggggtgtcactgctggttgggtccctctaggagggagaaggagggggtgtcactgctggttgggtccctctaggagagagaaggagggggtgtcactgctggttgggtccctctaggagagaggagggggtgtcaccgctggttgggtccctctaggagagagaaggagggggtgtcaccgctggttgggtccctctaggagagagaaggagggggtgtcactgctggttgggtccctctaggagagagaaggagggggtgtcactgctggttgggtccctctaggagagagaaggagggggtgtcactgctggttgggtccttctaggagagagaaggagggggtgtcactgctggttgggtccctctaggagagagaaggagggggtgtcactgctgggtgggtccctctaggagagagaaggagggggtgtcactgctggttgggtctctctaggagggagaaggagggggtgtcactgctggttgggtccctctaggagggagaaggagggggtgtcactgctggttgggtccctctaggagagagaaggagggggtgtcactgctggttgggtccctctaggagggagaaggagggggtgtcactgctggttgggtccctctaggagagagaaggagggggtgtcgctgctggttgggtccctctgggagagagaaggagggggtgtcgctgctggttgggtccctataggagagagaagaagggggtgtcactgctggttgggtccctctaggagagagaaggagggggtgtcacttctggttgggtccctctaggagagagaaggaaggggtgtcactgctggttgggtccctctaggagagaaaaggagggggtgtcactgttggttgggtccctctaggagagagaaggagggggtgtcactgctggttgggtccctctaggagagagaaggagggggtgtcactgctgggtGGGTCCcgctaggagagagaaggagggcgtgtcactgctggttgggtctctctaggagggagaaggagggggtgtcactgctggttgggtccctctgggagagagaaggaggcggtgtcactgctggttgggtccctataggagagagaagaagggggtgtcactgctggttgggtccctctaggagagagaaggagggggtgtcactgctggttgggtccctctaggagagagaaggagggggtgtcactgctggttgggtccctctaggagagagaaggagggggtgtcactgctggttgggtccctctaggagagagaaggagggggtgtcactgctggttgggtccctctaggagagagaaggagggggtgtcactgctggttgggtccctctaggagagagaaggagggggtgtcactgctggttgggtccctctaggagagaggaggagggggtgtcactgctggttgggtccctctaggagagagaaggagggggtgtcactgctggttgggtccctctgggagagagaaggagggggtgtcactgctggttgggtccctctaggagagaggaggagggggtgtcactgctggttgggtccctctaggagagaggaggaggggggtgtcactgctggttgggtccctctaggagagagaagaagggggtgtcactgctggttgggtccctctaggagagagaaggaggaggtgtcactgctggttgagtCCCTCTAGCAGTGTAGTCTGATCTCCTTATCTTCAGCAGAAGCTTCAATGGAAGACATCATGACAGGCAAGGAGCTAGATATTACTTGTAGTTGAAGAGATCAGACTAGGAATGACAATTATAGTTCAGTAGTTATCAGCTTGTTAACAGGCAGTTTTATTTGCTTGTAGAGTGCCACCTTCTGGTTGAAAGTTGAAAAAATATGACGACATTTCATAATTACGTTGATGTTCTTTGAAAGTTGATTAATAAAAGTCGGCCTTCAGATTTGTATGATGAaatgttcttttcttttcctttattcctttttCTAACACTACAACTAAGGTCCATCCTGtaggttttagttttagtcttaatctTGTGTTTTAGTAGTTTGGTTTTACCGGCTTGTACTTGTTGGAACAGCCGACTCTCCCCCTTCTCATAAATCTTAGGACGTCTGTAGTAGACTCCAATGATACGTCCATCGGTTCATAGACCCGTCTATCATTCCACCCGTAATTCCTCCTCCGCACCATCACCACCTCCAACCACATCATCATCTTTCTTCCTCACGTTCGCATCACATCTAACATAGAGAAACCTCCCTCCATCTTTTCTATGTCTCGTGTCCCTATaaacaagaggatcagcatgaATACAAACAGTCCAGCCTTGTGAGTAGTCAAGTCATGTTTCTGGAACACCAATCACATCTCCAACCACAAGATCATCTtcctcactttcacatcacatcTAACATAGAGAAACCCTCCTCCATCTTTTCTATGTCCTGTGTTCCTCTAAACAAGAGGATCAGCATGTATGcaaacagcccagtcttgtgaggagtCAAGCTGTGTTTCTGGAACACTGACCACATCTCCAACCACAAGAtcatctttcttcctcactttcacatGACATCTAACatggagaaacccccctccatcttTTCTATGTCCCGTGTCTTTCTGAACAAGAGGATCAGCATGCATACAAACAGCTTAGTCTTGTGAGTTGTCAAGCTGCAACTCCAGTCTCATCCCTGAAAACATCAACATCTCCCATTCTGCTCAGCAGGTTGCTGGATTTTGTGTATTAAGCTAATTTGCAACTATTTTTTGCTGTTGATATGTAATTGAGGGTTCTCATTATTTACTGACTTAACCTTCCCCCATATTCTCTTACTTCACCCCTCTTCGAATGCCCCACCTTACCTCACCTCGTCTATCAACCCTAATACCCTCCTTTTCTACACATTTATATATCTATCCAGCCATCCcagaaacagccccccccccccaaatgcctcTTCTAAaacttcaacatggggagggtaccttACCAGGCAGCCCCCCTGGCAAAACGCCTTGTCATAttaatgaggacaaggacctcttccccacaaatgCAGACAAAAAAGACCAATCTCCTGCGCTCGAGAGAAGCGCACTGAAAAAAAATCAATCAGAGATCTTCAGTTAATCCAATATTTGCACCATCTTTGCTTCCCCCGAAGGGAAAACCCaggaaaaatgctgcaaaaaccaGGAACAGAAGGTGTACCAACCTAGCGCATTACATTTGTGATAGATTTATTATTGGTAGCTTCCCTGACGGTGTTCCGGAGTGTGGcacggggttaaatttcagcacaattagcggtaaccccgagccacactcgggattacatctcaggatcctggtgcagtgttacttaccttgtccccaggatcctgcgatgtccccccgctgtgtctgcgggctctgtcctccgcccgaagcctctctgtgccagactctgttccctgcgagcgtcacgacacacgggggcggagcctggtggcaaattcaaaaaatgtaaaaaccataacacatacagtattgtaatcttacagattacagtactgtatgaaatcatttcacatcccttttgccctcagtgctttgtccaatgccctgcatgcagttttatattatatatatactgttctttctgcctggaaactggagattgtccatagcaaccaaaaaagtgtccctttacgtcaaaagtggcgttagaccagctagaaaacagcgataataaattagaacacttgcagaattgagcgatagtgaatcgtggggaaatttatttaattattattatattattattttttttaattatttatatttatttattatattataatttatgattttgtgtttcaaacttcatcatacccgggatatctactagactcttgtttggacagatttaagtgtgtaacacgggcggacttttcgacggactaggtccggcggacttttcgatggactttacgacggactttccgaataaacggacttgcctacacaggatcaacCAAAggctgacggattcgtacgtgatgacgtacgaccggactaaaaggaggaagttgatagccagtagccaatagc
It contains:
- the LOC141106798 gene encoding LOW QUALITY PROTEIN: uncharacterized protein (The sequence of the model RefSeq protein was modified relative to this genomic sequence to represent the inferred CDS: deleted 1 base in 1 codon) — its product is MEKPSKDRLTLSPGCKMEDEDITGDCGGEKTMISTMDGGLHSVDRPWNPSDSEQPRTMRNGAGIQRERKFSCPECGDIFTSEVSHTVHQRFHTGEKLHCCSECGKCFLHKSKLDIHYRSHTGEKPFCCTECGKCFSRKSCLSIHQRLHKGEKLYSCPDCGKVFSQKTHLSRHERLHTGEKPYPCPECGKCFPWKSDLAIHQRSHTGEKPYSCTECGKCFSGKTSLTQHRRSHTGEKPFTCSECGKGFSRKSILTSHEIWHTRKKLFSCPECGKCYPRKSELVKHQKSHTGQKLYLCPECEKMFFMESGNLRDDNIVPKKEYNEEDVEYGVMKEFSVGRKVMMEPPNTRNPPERCPRPLYSGDSSQESHTIPHHHQSGNLRYSKVVVKEEIKEEEDEDGILEESKIPKGHKDLYQDTMVESSSYRNPPERCPSIPRHDQNGNVGDDNIVPKEEYKGEDEEYGGMKELSRGQKDMMEPPNNRNPPERCPLLLYSTQEGHSIPHHHQNGNLWDYNYIDVKEEYKEEEEYGMMKELSEGPKVLYKDIMMETPNTMNPPERCPHPLYSWDSTQEGHTIPHHHQGEDLMNMKVEGEVEETYVRDDQQYTEEAGMTRTFIEEDTSTEISTGQAMEKPSKDCPILWRIRDQDITGDCGGEKTMISTMDGGLHSVDRPWNPSDSEQPRTVRDGAGIQGEETFSCPECGGSFSSEFSLSFHQRSHTGVNLHSCPECGKCFLHQSELAIHYRFHTGEKPFSCEECGKCFSLKSHFSRHQRSHSGERPYSCPECGKCFSRNYHLSRHQKLHTGEKPYSCPECKTCFLNKSSLDIHYRSHTGEKPFTCDECGKCFTHKSHFSRHQRLHTGEKPHSCPECGKCFSRKSHLSRHQRLHTGEKPYSCSECGKCFVCKSKLDAHYRTHTGEKLHSCPECGKCFSQKSDLDLHQKSHTGERSYSCPECGKCFLHKVHLSVHQRLHTGEKPYLCTECGKCFSQQSSLSRHERTHTGEKPYCCSECGKCFSEKAKLSKHQRLHMREKPYSCSECGKCYLQKSELNIHYRSHTGEKPYSCSECGKLFSEKSKLSRHQISHMSEKPFACSECGKCFPQKSELVIHQRSHTGEKPYLCLECGKSFSDKSNLSKHQRFHTGEKPYSCPECGKCFTQKTGLVVHQRSHTGQKPYSCLECQKCFSDKGSLSNHQRVHTGEKPYPCPKCGKCFSVRSSLISHERVHTGEKPYSCPECGKSYAQKSDLVNHQRSHTGEKPFSCSVCGKGFIRKSRLAAHYRSHTREKPYSCPVCGKCFSQKINLSVHQRSHKQEAVSLSSSNGNPPERCPRPLYSRDSTQEGHNYGKLYKSGNIEDYNIVVKEEYNEKDEEYGMMKELSERHKDLYKDIRMESPNTRNPPERCPPPLYSRDSTQEGHTIPHHHQGEDLIIIKVEDEVEETYVRDDQQYTEESGMTRTFIEEDTPTEISTGHAMEKPSKDRLTLSPGCKMEDEDITGDCGGEKTMISTMDGGLHSVDRPWNPSDSEQPRTVRDGAGIQGERKFPCPECGKCFSSELILSAYQSSYLSEKLHSCSECGKGFLRKSDLKIHYRSHTGEKPYFCPECGKSFSQRAHLYSHQRLHRGEKPYSCPECGKCFPQKSHLVVHQRSHTGEKPYSCPECGKCFSHKTNYSRHQLLHTGKKPYSCPECGKCFPQKSHLYRHLRTHTNPRGVLVS